The Clostridium cylindrosporum DSM 605 genome includes the window ATATCCACGCAGGAATTATAATAAATATTGGTCTAATTAGGTTTAAAATCATATACATTAAAATAGAAGTTTTTTTGTTCTCTTGGAGAATTACTTCAACCTCATTAACATTTAAATGTATTACATTTACCCCTATTACTTTCTCAAAATATGTAAGTAACACAAATGCTAAAATGATAAAAAATGCTAACCATAGTATCTTTACTTTAAATTTGCTTTTCAAAATAAACCACCTTTATAAATTACTTACTTAAATTTATTAACCTTAACATTATATCACTAATAAATGTCAATATGAAGTATACTAAGCTTCATATATATTTAAGTTATTATTAACTTGATTCGTGTTAACTATTCTTATCTTCTTGTAAAAGCATTTATTATTGTATATAATAACTTGTATGTATTAAAAAATTGGAGGAGTATGTTTATGACAAAATTCTCGATAAGGAAAGAAAGTATACCTTACATATTAATTTTAGCATTGATTGCTTTAGGACTATATTTTCTATTACCTACACCTATATTTATTATTATACCTATTATCTTAATACTGTTTATATTATATTTCTTTAGAGATCCTTATAGAGAAGTAGACTTTAATGAAAAAACTTTTATTTCTCCTGCTGATGGAACAGTAATGGATATTAGGGACATATATGAAGAAGACTTTATCAAGGGAAATGCTAAGAAAGTCACTATTTTTCTTTCTGTTTTCAACGTTCATATTAATAGATGTCCAATTGCTGGTGAAGTAACTTATTCTTCATACAGACCAGGTAAATATCTTCCTGCATTTAAACCTCATGCATCTGAAGAAAATGAGAGAAATACTATAGGAATTGAAAACAAATTTACTAAAGCCCTAGTTCACCAAATAACTGGACTTATTGCAAGAAGAATAGTTTGTTGGAATAAAGAAGGTGACACCGTTGAACAAGGTGAGAAATTTGGACTTATTAAGTTCGGCTCATGTACTGAGCTTATAGTTCCTGATAATGTTAAGATACTTGTCAAAAAAGGTGATGTAGTCAGGGGCGGTATAACCATTTTAGGGGTGATTGATGATGAATAAAAGCTATATTCCAAATTCATTTACATTTGGAAATTTGGCATTTGGAATACTTTCTATAATTTTCACTATGAAGGGTGATTTTAATATTGCAGCATTTGCAATAGTTGCTGCTGCAATACTTGATAGATATGATGGAAGAATTGCAAGAGCATTTAACGCTTCTAGTAAACTTGGAACCCAGCTAGATTCCTTAGCAGACTTAGTATCATTTGGAGTGGCTCCATCTATTTTAGGATGGGCTTTATATCTTAATGAATATGGAATCATAGGATATATTATTGTTTGTCTATTCCCTATCTGTGGATCTTTTAGGCTTGCTAGATATAATGTATCAGAGTTTAACAACGTGTTTATGGGTGTACCCATTACTATTGCAGGATTCTTAATGGCAATAGACTCAATTATTTATATTTATGTAATTAAACATGGTATTATTTCTGCTATTTTACTTGTGTTATTCTCTTACCTTATGGTTAGTAAAATACAAATTAAAAAACGTTAACTTATTTTTTAAATGTTCTAGAATTATTTCTAGAACATTTTTTGTGTCACTTTTTATCGAAACTTCATAATATGTATTGTGATTGTTATTTTCAAGGAGGCACAAATGGATTTAAACTTAAAAGGTACTAAAACTGAACAGAACCTATATAAAACATTTGCTGGTGAATCTAGAGCAAGAAATAAGTATACCTTATACTCTGAAAAGGCAAGACAACAGGGGTATCAATATATAGCTTCAGTATTTATTGAAACTGCAATGAATGAACTTGCCCATGCTAGAAGAACCTTTAATGACTTTTTAAAGCTTAATAAGTCAACAGAGGAAAATTTAATGGATGCAGCTATGGGAGAAGCCTTTGAAACTGAAAAGTTATATAAAGAATTTGAAGAAACAGCAAGAAAAGAAGGTTTTATAGAGGTTGCTGACTTTTATAAAGAACTTAGAGAAGTTGAGGAAGAGCATAAAGAAAGATTTTTAAGTGTACTTAAAAATCTTAAAGCAGGTAAAATGTTTAGACGTGATATACCTGTTAAGTGGCACTGTATGAACTGTGGATATATCCATGAAGGTAAAGAAGCTCCAAGCCCATGTCCTTTATGTAAATTTCCTCAAGGATACTTTGAAATTTTATGCGAAAATTATAAATAACCTTTATCCTAAATTTTATCTTTATGTTTAAAAGACCTGCCCTATTTGCAGGTCTTTTAAAGTAGGTGGTGTTTATCATGAAATCAAAGTACCTTTGCATATTCATTCCAATTAGTATTGCTTTATACTATTATGAATTTTATATCCCCTGCTTCATAGCTACTTTCTTAAGCATTATCCCACTTGCTATAATTCTTTGCGATTATACTGATAAAGTTTCCTCAAAGCTAGGTGATAAAGTAGGTGGAATAATAAATGCAACCACTGGTAACCTTCCAGAACTTTTAATTTGTATTTTTGCAATTAACTCTGGAATGTTTGACTTAGTTCGTGCAGGTATTATAGGTTCTATAATAGGTAATATGCTACTTGTACAAGGCATCAGTATTTTTGCTGGGGGAATAAAATATAAAGAACAAACATTTAATAGAAACATTGCTAGAACAAATTTCGCACTTCTTTTTATTTGCATAATAGGTATATTAGTTGTTTCTATTTGCAGCCTTGCGCTAAATGTTTCCGAAAACATTAATTCTCTAAGCATAGGTGTTTCCATAATATTAATTATAATTTATGTTTTGGGGCTCATCTTTTCATTAGTAACACATAAAAAACTCTTTTTACACGATACTCCATCTGAGGAATCCCCTAAAAACGTAAACATGAAAAAATGCATTTTTGTTTTTACGGTTATCGCTTTAATAATGGTTCTACAAAGCCACATTCTTGTAAATACTCTAGAGTACATTTCTACTACATTCTCTATATCTCAACACTTTCTTGGGATTATTGTAGTACCTTTAATTGGTAATATAGGTGAATATGCAACAGCAATAGTTATGGCTCTTAAAAATAAAATTAATCTTTGTATAGAAATTTCAGTTGGCTCAAGTATACAAATAGCACTTTTATCTGCTCCAATACTTGTTATCGTAAGTATGTTTGTAGGAAACCCCCTAAGCTTAGTTTTTGCCGCCTATCATATACTTTGTCTTATTATAGCTCTTCTCCTATCTTTTTTCGTATTTCAAGATGGAAAGACCTATTGGCTTGAGGGGAGTATTATGATAGCTGCATATGTTATATTGGCTCTTGGCTATTACTTCATGTAAAAAACTTTTATTTTAATGAAAAAGTGTACACTATGGTAAATCTTTTTTATTTAACCTATAGTGTACACTTTTCATTTTAAAGTTATATTTTAAACTTAGATATTTTCTCCTTTATAGTATCAGATAGATTTAGGATATCAGTAAACTTATCCTTTATATTGTTATTTTCCCCTAATATATCTAAATTTCTTTCAGATATATCAGTAGCCCCTGCTGCACCCTCATTTACTGCTGCTGTTACACCTTCTATTACATCAACCATACTTTTAATAGAATCTAACACATTTTCTGATGCATCTCCAAAATCGGATACTATTTTTTCAACTGTACTTGCGTCATCACTATATTTTTCAGTAGCAAGTAGCATCTTATCATAGTCACTTCTAACGTTTTGTTCCATGAAATCTAACATCGTTTTTGAGCTGCCTACAAGATGCTCTACTGATTTGATTACTTTTTCAGTTATAACTTGTATTTCTTCAACTGTGCTTTTAGATGATTCTGCAAGATTTCTTATTTCATTTGCAACAACTGAAAACCCTCTTCCAGCTTCCCCTGCTCTTGCAGCTTCTATAGCCGCATTTAAAGCAAGAAGATTTGTTTGCGCAGTTATTTCCATTATAGAGTCAGAAAGCACCTTTATTTCATTTACCGCCTCTGATTCCTTAAGAGCTTCCTCAAGCTTTGCCTTAGTACTTATAAATACCTTTTCACCTTCTTCTTGAGATAACTTAAACTCTTTACTTAAATCACTTGCTCTTCCACTAATTTCTCTTGCAACTTGAATACCTTCTTCTGATCTTTTTGCAACCTCTTCTATTGACTTTTCTATTTCAACTGATGAACTATTCATTTCCTCAGCCGAGGTTGCAGTTTCTTCAATTGTGGCTGATAATTGTTGTGTAGTTGAGGATACACTTTCAACATTATCACGAAGTAAATTCATATTATGATTAGCCTCTTCTACTACATTTTTCAAAGAGTCTGCCTCATGGGAT containing:
- a CDS encoding phosphatidylserine decarboxylase family protein, which gives rise to MTKFSIRKESIPYILILALIALGLYFLLPTPIFIIIPIILILFILYFFRDPYREVDFNEKTFISPADGTVMDIRDIYEEDFIKGNAKKVTIFLSVFNVHINRCPIAGEVTYSSYRPGKYLPAFKPHASEENERNTIGIENKFTKALVHQITGLIARRIVCWNKEGDTVEQGEKFGLIKFGSCTELIVPDNVKILVKKGDVVRGGITILGVIDDE
- the pssA gene encoding CDP-diacylglycerol--serine O-phosphatidyltransferase, translating into MNKSYIPNSFTFGNLAFGILSIIFTMKGDFNIAAFAIVAAAILDRYDGRIARAFNASSKLGTQLDSLADLVSFGVAPSILGWALYLNEYGIIGYIIVCLFPICGSFRLARYNVSEFNNVFMGVPITIAGFLMAIDSIIYIYVIKHGIISAILLVLFSYLMVSKIQIKKR
- the rbr gene encoding rubrerythrin, whose amino-acid sequence is MDLNLKGTKTEQNLYKTFAGESRARNKYTLYSEKARQQGYQYIASVFIETAMNELAHARRTFNDFLKLNKSTEENLMDAAMGEAFETEKLYKEFEETARKEGFIEVADFYKELREVEEEHKERFLSVLKNLKAGKMFRRDIPVKWHCMNCGYIHEGKEAPSPCPLCKFPQGYFEILCENYK
- the cax gene encoding calcium/proton exchanger: MKSKYLCIFIPISIALYYYEFYIPCFIATFLSIIPLAIILCDYTDKVSSKLGDKVGGIINATTGNLPELLICIFAINSGMFDLVRAGIIGSIIGNMLLVQGISIFAGGIKYKEQTFNRNIARTNFALLFICIIGILVVSICSLALNVSENINSLSIGVSIILIIIYVLGLIFSLVTHKKLFLHDTPSEESPKNVNMKKCIFVFTVIALIMVLQSHILVNTLEYISTTFSISQHFLGIIVVPLIGNIGEYATAIVMALKNKINLCIEISVGSSIQIALLSAPILVIVSMFVGNPLSLVFAAYHILCLIIALLLSFFVFQDGKTYWLEGSIMIAAYVILALGYYFM